One Algoriphagus sp. Y33 genomic window, AACGGATGTTAGAGGGGAAGGCATTGTAGGAGCCACTATAATGCTGAAAGGTACCAGCATTGGAACAACTACGGATATTGATGGATATTTCAAGTTTTACATCCCTGATGATCATGAAAAGGATTTTCTTGTAATCTCCTTTATAGGATATAAACCTATGGAAGTGAAAATAGGAGATCAAAGTACCTTTCAAATAACGCTGGAAGAGGAGATAGGCCAGTTGAGTGAAGTGGTGGTCAATGGTTACTCTGAGATCAGAAAGGAATCGTTTACTGGGACTACAGTTACTATTTCAGGAGAGGATTTGAAGCAGGCCAATCCTACCAATATCCTTGCTGCCATTCAATTGTTTGATCCTTCTTTTAGGGTGTCGGAAAACACCTCTCTAGGATCCAATCCCAACGCCATACCGGAGATCACCGTCAGAGGTTCAACAGGTTTACCAAGCAATACTTCTGAATCTACCGATGATTTCAATTTGAGCAAAGCCTCATTGCTCAACAATCCTAATCTCCCAACTTTCATTTTGGATGGTTTTCAGGTAAGTATTCAAACTGTTTTTGACATAAATTATAACAGGATCGCTTCCATTACTTTGCTGAAAGATGCTGCTGCAGCTGCTATTTATGGATCCCGTGCGGCCAATGGAGTGGTAGTTATCACGACCTACCCTCCGGAAGAAGGGAAAATACATGTGACCTATACCGCCGACGTAAATATCAGTGGACCGGATCTTTCCGTGTACCAGTTGCTAAATGCCGAGGAAAAGCTGGAATATGAACGATTGGCCGGACTGTACAGCACCAGTACCAATACCAATGGGAATAGCCAAAATGAATTGGATTTACTCTACTATCAAAAGAAGAAGAATGTGGTTAGCGGTGTGGACTCCTACTGGTTGTCCGAACCTGTGGAGACTTCCATAGGAAGTTCCCACTCAATTTATGCAGAGGGAGGATCCAACACGATGCTTTATGGAGTGACGGGAAGGTATCAAAAAATGAAGGGTGTCATGAAAGGGTCTGAACGAAACCGGTATGGAGGTGATTTGAGGCTTACCTATAACGTGAAAGATAAAATCACTTTCAATAATCAACTGACGATCACTGTTACAAAAAGCGAGGAATCCCCTTATGGAAGTTTCGCAGATTACGCAAGAATGAATCCCTATTATCCTAAAAAGGACGATAACGGCAATATTCTTCAAGCAGTGGACAGCTGGCAGCGTCGGGAGGCCAGTGGAACACAAGTGCAGGATGTAGTGCTGAACCCGGCCTACAATGCTACCCTTAGCAATTCAGACGTTGAGAATTACACACAGATTATCAATTCATTTTCCACTGTTTACAGGGTTACACCGAGTTTACGTATGCAGGCACAACTTAGTCTGAACAGAGTGCTTTCAGATAGGGATAAATACCAATCACCGTTTAGCAATGAATTCTTTAACTACACCGGTGATGCCTTGAAAAACAGGGGGAGGTATGATTATGCCGGTGCAAATGAGACTTCTATAGATGGGAATTTTGTGGCCTCATATAATAAGGTTATCGGAGACCATTTTTTCAATGCGTCTCTAGGGGGGAACTGGAGAACCTACAGTTCTGAATTCAAGAGCTTTACAGCTACAGGATTTATCAGCGACAGATTCACAAATATTTCTTTTGCCAATCGCTATGAAGAAAATGCTTCTCCTAATGGAGATAGGTCTGTAGAACGTTTACTGGGAGTATTTGCCAATGTCAATTACTCTATAAAAGATAAATACCTCTTTGACTTGGCCACCCGGATTGACGGTTCATCAAAATTCGGAACTGAAAATAAATATGCTCCCTTTTGGGCTGCCGGTATTGGATGGAACATGCATAATGAGGGTTTTTTGTCTGATAGGTCATTTATCAATAGACTAACCATCAGAGCCACAACCGGGGTAACCGGTGAGGTTTCTTTCCCATCCTACATGTCCAAAACCACTTATGAATACAGAAATGATTGGTATTCGACCGGTGTGGGTGCCGTGAGTCTGGGGTATGGCAATGAGTCGTTGAAATGGCAAAGAACGCGAAACTATGATTTGGGTGTGGAGCTTTCGCTTTTCAATAACAGAATCTACCTTCTGCCGAGGTACTATTATAGAAGTACTGAAGATGTTCTTGCAGATATCATCGTTCCGACATCTGTGGGGTTTGGTTCATATAAGGCCAATCTTGGTGTAATGGAGAATAAAGGTTTTGAGTTAATGCTGAGAACTAACGTGATCCACGGAGCAGGTGGCTGGTTTGTAGGGCTCTTTGCCAATATTGCCCATAACAAGAACACCATCAAAAAAATCTCTGAATCGCTGAAGAAGTATAACGATGAAGTTGATGAAGATCAGGGAGGAGCGCCATTGTTGAGATTTCGCGAAGGGGAGTCTTTGAATACCATATACGCAGTTCCTTCTTTGGGGATCGATCCGGAAAACGGAAGAGAACTTTATGTGAAGCGGGATGGAACAATCACCTATGAGT contains:
- a CDS encoding SusC/RagA family TonB-linked outer membrane protein, with protein sequence MKKKQLFALKDIYYKISMLLIITITLSVGVSDGQVLDKRISISLDKVEIVDFLESLQSMADVRFVYSPSVIPVNEKISPKFNKQKLSEVLSLTLSDFGVDYKEMSGQLVLFKHKSEEKKEGEKPHLIPVNSPQSKILSGKITDVRGEGIVGATIMLKGTSIGTTTDIDGYFKFYIPDDHEKDFLVISFIGYKPMEVKIGDQSTFQITLEEEIGQLSEVVVNGYSEIRKESFTGTTVTISGEDLKQANPTNILAAIQLFDPSFRVSENTSLGSNPNAIPEITVRGSTGLPSNTSESTDDFNLSKASLLNNPNLPTFILDGFQVSIQTVFDINYNRIASITLLKDAAAAAIYGSRAANGVVVITTYPPEEGKIHVTYTADVNISGPDLSVYQLLNAEEKLEYERLAGLYSTSTNTNGNSQNELDLLYYQKKKNVVSGVDSYWLSEPVETSIGSSHSIYAEGGSNTMLYGVTGRYQKMKGVMKGSERNRYGGDLRLTYNVKDKITFNNQLTITVTKSEESPYGSFADYARMNPYYPKKDDNGNILQAVDSWQRREASGTQVQDVVLNPAYNATLSNSDVENYTQIINSFSTVYRVTPSLRMQAQLSLNRVLSDRDKYQSPFSNEFFNYTGDALKNRGRYDYAGANETSIDGNFVASYNKVIGDHFFNASLGGNWRTYSSEFKSFTATGFISDRFTNISFANRYEENASPNGDRSVERLLGVFANVNYSIKDKYLFDLATRIDGSSKFGTENKYAPFWAAGIGWNMHNEGFLSDRSFINRLTIRATTGVTGEVSFPSYMSKTTYEYRNDWYSTGVGAVSLGYGNESLKWQRTRNYDLGVELSLFNNRIYLLPRYYYRSTEDVLADIIVPTSVGFGSYKANLGVMENKGFELMLRTNVIHGAGGWFVGLFANIAHNKNTIKKISESLKKYNDEVDEDQGGAPLLRFREGESLNTIYAVPSLGIDPENGRELYVKRDGTITYEYDAKDNVPVGDSSPKIDGSFGTNISYKNFYLSVNFYTKLGGDLYNQTLVDRVENADPRYNADKRVLSERWQESGDVVFFKDVAIRENTNASSRFLQVDNAVELRSANLSYESYGKLAKDLKMQSLKFTVTMNDIWRWAPVKLERGIQYPFARTVTFSVQARF